The Catenuloplanes niger genome includes a window with the following:
- a CDS encoding XdhC family protein: protein MREIAAGLAEWRAAGLRFATATVVSTWRSAPRPPGAAMAVAETGEVLGSVSGGCVEAAVYELARTVLETGSPVLETYGVADDDAFAVGLTCGGTIEVLVQPDTDLPDHVLSAVREGRPAATASMLECGDGLGRRLHVPADEVLEGFDRVVADQAAGMLAAGTTGVVALGAEARRVFVQSFAPPPRMIVFGAIDFAAAVSRIGKFLGYHVTVCDARPVFTTPRRFPDADEVVVRWPHDYLAATEVDARTVLCVLTHDPKFDIPLLTAALRSPARYIGAMGSRATHRDRMRRLRDAGVPEAALARLSSPIGLDLGARTPEETAVSVAAEIVASAWGGSGRPLTELEAPIHR, encoded by the coding sequence GTGAGGGAGATCGCCGCCGGGCTGGCGGAGTGGCGGGCCGCCGGCCTGCGGTTCGCGACCGCGACCGTGGTGTCGACGTGGCGGTCCGCGCCCCGCCCGCCCGGCGCCGCGATGGCCGTCGCGGAGACCGGCGAGGTGCTCGGCAGCGTCTCCGGCGGCTGCGTCGAGGCGGCGGTCTACGAGCTGGCCCGCACGGTGCTGGAGACCGGTTCGCCGGTCCTCGAGACGTACGGTGTCGCGGACGACGACGCGTTCGCGGTCGGCCTCACCTGCGGCGGCACCATCGAGGTGCTGGTCCAGCCGGACACCGACCTGCCGGATCACGTGCTGTCCGCGGTACGGGAGGGCCGCCCGGCCGCGACCGCCTCCATGCTGGAGTGCGGGGACGGGCTGGGACGGCGCCTGCACGTACCGGCCGACGAGGTTCTGGAGGGTTTCGACCGGGTGGTGGCCGACCAGGCCGCCGGCATGCTGGCGGCCGGCACCACCGGCGTGGTCGCGCTCGGCGCGGAGGCCCGTCGCGTGTTCGTGCAGTCGTTCGCGCCGCCACCCCGCATGATCGTCTTCGGTGCGATCGACTTCGCGGCCGCGGTGTCCCGGATCGGGAAGTTCCTCGGCTACCACGTGACGGTGTGCGACGCCCGACCGGTCTTCACCACGCCGCGCCGCTTCCCGGACGCGGACGAGGTGGTGGTGCGGTGGCCGCACGACTACCTGGCGGCCACCGAGGTGGACGCGCGGACCGTCCTGTGCGTGCTCACCCACGACCCGAAGTTCGACATTCCGCTGCTGACCGCGGCGCTGCGGTCGCCGGCCCGCTACATCGGCGCGATGGGCAGCCGCGCCACCCACCGCGACCGGATGCGGCGGCTCCGCGACGCGGGCGTGCCCGAGGCGGCGCTGGCCCGCCTCTCCTCACCGATCGGCCTCGACCTGGGCGCCCGCACCCCGGAGGAGACCGCGGTCTCCGTCGCCGCCGAGATCGTCGCGTCCGCCTGGGGCGGTTCGGGCCGCCCGCTGACCGAGCTCGAGGCGCCGATCCACCGCTGA